The nucleotide sequence gcctccctcccgccgccgcaccggaTCCCCCTCGCGGAGGCCGGGAAGCTGTACCGCGAGCTCGGGTTCCCCCGCGGCCGCAGCgtgtcccgcgccgccgcgcgccacccgCTGCTCTTCCACCTCCCCAGGGTGGACTCCGTCCCGCACCTCGCGCTCACGCCGCTCATGTGCTCGCTCCTGGAGGAGGAGCGCCGCCTGCACGACCAGCTCCTCCCGACGAGGGTGCGGGCCGTCCGGAAGCTCCTGATGCTCGCCGACCACCGCCGCATCCCGCTCGCGAAGCTCCACCACTGCCGCGCGGTGCTCGGCCTACCGGACGACTTCCGGGACCGCGTCCGCGAGTTCCCCGGCGACTtccgcgtcgccgtcgaccccgacGGCCGCGACGTCCTCGAGCTGGCGCGGTGGGACCCGGCCCTCGCCGTGAGCGCGCTGGAGCGCGACTTCGTGGTGGACGAGCGCCGGGTCCGGCGCACGTTCCGCTTCGCCGTCCCGCACAGCCGGTCGATGCCGCTGGACGCGGAGGACGCCGACCGCCTGGACGCGGCGACCACGTTCCCGCTGGTCTCGCCGTACACCAGCGGCGCGCTGCTGAGGCCGTGGAcgccggaggcggagaagtACCGCGTCGGCGTGGTGCACGAGTTCCTCAGCCTGACGCTGGAGAAGCGCGCGCTGATCCACCACATCTTCGAGTTCAAGGAGGAGCTCGGCCTCACGCGGCACATGCACGCGTCGCTGCGGAAGCAGAGCCGCGCCTTCTACCTCGCCGGCACGGAGATGAACTGGGCCGTGTTCCTCAGGGACGcgtacggcggcgacggcgatctcAGGGAGAAGGACCCCCTCGTGCTGTTCAACGAGAAGCTGCGGCGCTACGCGTGCATGACCAAGATGGATTCCAGTGAGAGCATTGCTACTGCCTACTAGTGACGTTTTTCTTGCAGAATTTATCTGAATTTACTGGGTTCAGCTTTGGTTTCAGTCGCGTAACGCTGATCAGTTCTTCACTTATGATCACTTCTTGCGGCAAATAGttaaggcaaaattggttatatacgTGAACTTTTGATGCTATATAATCAATTTTGCTAATAGTTAAAtgggtaatttggaaccatgccattataatttttcaaagtttgagatataccatcggtatctcaatgacatgtagaactcacatgagtcaatgacatgtgggtcaggatggtatatctcaaattttgcaaaattataatggcatggttgcAATTTTCCCTAGTTAAATATCTCCCCTAGATTGGCCCATGTTGCTTACACCATAGCATTATCAGCATCAAAATTCATTATACTATAAACATGGTGCTTGATATCCAAAAAGATGTCACCCCGACACCCCGCTAAAATATGAACCAAAAGTGCAGATATACATCCCATGAAACTTGGTCTAACAGGGCTCAAATTACCTCTGAAAAAGACCTAAGTACTGCAAAGGAAGATTTCTTTGAAGACAGCCTAAATAATGCTAAGAAAGTTAGCTGCCcttaagggcatccacaatgtgacCATAAGAGTGAGCCTTAAGACTTTTTTTCAGCTATATACATTGTGGACATGGACATAAGGCATTAAATGCTTAAAAACAGCTCTAAGCTTACAGTTGAACTTAAGAGATTAAAAAATGATATCTAATGGAGCCTATCAGCAAATGGTTGCGAATTGGTGGTATGTTTCTTCTTTGATGGGACCCAGTGGGACCCGGCTTGTTTCTCATCCAAGGCCATAACCATTGTAGAGATAGATATAGCTAAAGCTATCTGCACATGGGCCCACCCCTATTGCTCATTCAGCAACCCAACATTGAGGTTGCCCTAATATAAGAGGCAGAACAACATATATGTCTTCCCACAAACTCATGTTCCAACATGATatttcatagaaaaaaaattctgacaGGAAAAATAAATATGCCAGTTGGCTCAAATGTTATTAATATTCCCACACAAcattattaaaaagaaatacaTAAAAGAGTAAAAATTATAATTGTTTTAATAGGCGGTCTACTAAACTTCACCGTTACACTTCGGGCACTGTTTCTTTCTTCAGCAACAGACGCTTCCTGATGCAGTTCGGGTGGAAAATGTCCGCAGGGAAGTTTGGTGCAGTCTGGGTGGAAAAAATGTCCGCAGGGAAGTTGTTTGAGTTCCTGCCCAACAACAAACACTCCACTGCTTCTTCGGTCGAGTTGTCCGGTGCATACCATGCagtgttgtatttttttttatgccgtgttgtattgtttttttttaacgaatcggTGTAAGGGTGTGCTcatttcattaaatatagcaTGAGAAAAAATGTACAAAGctataagagaaataaaactaaGGGATGATCTAAGCAAGTCTATTCGTTTTGGCAGTCCAGGTCTCGGCCGCCTCCTTTATCTTCGCAGAAAGTGATAAAGTTGAGAGTTCTACGTGCTGAAACACTCTCTGGTTTATCTGTTTCCAAATCTGCCATGTTGCTAGGAGCACCAGAGTGCCATATTGTTAAGAACCAAAAATTACTTGCTTATGTTGCTTTTAAGATCTTTAAGATGAGCAATCTAGGCAAaataaagtactccctctattccaaaataCTCCTAACATAAAGATCAAGGAAAAATTACTGTCACCTCTTTATTTGGGTCGCCCTAATAAATTCAAAGTATGTAatcaatagaattagagatcttgGGAATTTTAGAAACAATGAATTTAGGAGGGGGGTGCTAGTTAATGCGCATCTTGTATTATGaaacatccaaaaaaaaagtatagttGTGCCCTATATTTTGCCATGGAGAAACAACAAGCAGGAATTATGTATATAGATGAAGAGCCTTTTGTATAATTAGCTTTCCACACCTTAAATTTTCAAGTAGCCAAAAACGATTgcgaaaaaagagaaaaaagacagTGGTAGACGGTTTTACTACTGGGGAATACTTTGGACCAACGAAAATACCAAATTATAAGGGATAAAATGATAATTGGTTGAATGTTGAGCAAACACTTGTCAGtaattgataaatatatatgtgatatatgtataaatagttGAGAAAAGATATTTTTGTTTGGTTTAATGTGGATCaagttaaaaaaattgttttcaAAATATGTTTCCTTTGTATTTGATGTGCAGGTGAAGCTAGGAGGAGTTGATCATGGTGAATGACGAGGGACCGAAACTACAATAGATTTCCAAGGTTAGAGTCAGTCGAGATATGTCATTGGATGGTCATGCTCTAACTTAGGCACATAAGATGATGGACGACGTGGAATGGGGATGTTCTACGCaatcagtggcggagccaggatcCTGTGGCTGGGTATGCCAACATATAAAAAATTCAAAGCAAGTATGCAATATAATGGATTATAATGGATCATAAGTTATAATGTGCATGTGCTTCATCATTTGCTTCAACAGCGGACTGTGCCTGTGCTTCACCATCATCTTGTGCTTGCACAAGTGCTACCTGCAGATTGTTCTCAATCTCAACAGGAGGAGGATTTGGTGTAGATGTggaagctgttttttttttttttttttttttttgcctttgcaGCTTTCTCCCATAATGCAAATATGCTGTTAGTACCCTTCCTCATCTAGATTACAATTCACAAAGAATAGAATGTTAGAAAATTACTAAACAAAGTAGCACGCAGCACAGCAGTAGCAAGacaaataaattagag is from Oryza sativa Japonica Group chromosome 9, ASM3414082v1 and encodes:
- the LOC4347348 gene encoding protein WHAT'S THIS FACTOR 1, chloroplastic isoform X2 → MARRLFSATRALLRAVPSPSPSSSAAAAAAAASLLPLLPCKRRRKLRKKLSSPRVAPIEPEAARRVPELDAVLDREAAFRFLARARSFLASLPPPHRIPLAEAGKLYRELGFPRGRSVSRAAARHPLLFHLPRVDSVPHLALTPLMCSLLEEERRLHDQLLPTRVRAVRKLLMLADHRRIPLAKLHHCRAVLGLPDDFRDRVREFPGDFRVAVDPDGRDVLELARWDPALAVSALERDFVVDERRVRRTFRFAVPHSRSMPLDAEDADRLDAATTFPLVSPYTSGALLRPWTPEAEKYRVGVVHEFLSLTLEKRALIHHIFEFKEELGLTRHMHASLRKQSRAFYLAGTEMNWAVFLRDAYGGDGDLREKDPLVLFNEKLRRYACMTKMDSSEARRS
- the LOC4347348 gene encoding protein WHAT'S THIS FACTOR 1, chloroplastic isoform X1 — its product is MARRLFSATRALLRAVPSPSPSSSAAAAAAAASLLPLLPCKRRRKLRKKLSSPRVAPIEPEAARRVPELDAVLDREAAFRFLARARSFLASLPPPHRIPLAEAGKLYRELGFPRGRSVSRAAARHPLLFHLPRVDSVPHLALTPLMCSLLEEERRLHDQLLPTRVRAVRKLLMLADHRRIPLAKLHHCRAVLGLPDDFRDRVREFPGDFRVAVDPDGRDVLELARWDPALAVSALERDFVVDERRVRRTFRFAVPHSRSMPLDAEDADRLDAATTFPLVSPYTSGALLRPWTPEAEKYRVGVVHEFLSLTLEKRALIHHIFEFKEELGLTRHMHASLRKQSRAFYLAGTEMNWAVFLRDAYGGDGDLREKDPLVLFNEKLRRYACMTKMDSSGLLNFTVTLRALFLSSATDAS
- the LOC4347348 gene encoding protein WHAT'S THIS FACTOR 1, chloroplastic isoform X3; amino-acid sequence: MARRLFSATRALLRAVPSPSPSSSAAAAAAAASLLPLLPCKRRRKLRKKLSSPRVAPIEPEAARRVPELDAVLDREAAFRFLARARSFLASLPPPHRIPLAEAGKLYRELGFPRGRSVSRAAARHPLLFHLPRVDSVPHLALTPLMCSLLEEERRLHDQLLPTRVRAVRKLLMLADHRRIPLAKLHHCRAVLGLPDDFRDRVREFPGDFRVAVDPDGRDVLELARWDPALAVSALERDFVVDERRVRRTFRFAVPHSRSMPLDAEDADRLDAATTFPLVSPYTSGALLRPWTPEAEKYRVGVVHEFLSLTLEKRALIHHIFEFKEELGLTRHMHASLRKQSRAFYLAGTEMNWAVFLRDAYGGDGDLREKDPLVLFNEKLRRYACMTKMDSTTDAS